CAGGTCATTCATTTCCTGCAAGGTAAAAATGCCACTTTGGCCCGCCAGATCTGTAGCATGAATTTTTTACCGGAAGCTTCCCGGTTCAATCAGCTGGATGATATGGAATTTGCTTTCGGAAACATGGGGCTTCAGGATAAAGCAAAACACTTGGCCACATTGTATTTGGAGGATCTATCTGATTATATTGTTGAAAATATAGATTCCGATTTTGGTTTCAGCCGGTATGCAGACCGCCTGGGGAAAAGTGCCAATTCTTTTGACGAGCTATATTCCAAATTATCAGACCGGCAAACATTTATTGATGATATCACATTAGAAATTTTAGCGGAAAAGCTACAGACCGTACAACCCAAACTTGTCTGTTTCTCTATCCCCTTTCCGGGGAATTTGTACTCCGCTTTTCGATGTGCCCAATACATCAAGAAAAATTTCCCAAACATTAAAACAGCGATGGGTGGTGGCTTTCCAAACACGGAATTAAGAGAAATAAAAGATCCCAGGGTTTTCGAATTCTTCGATTTTATTACTTTAGATGATGGCGAACTCCCAATTGAGCTTCTTTATAACCATCTAAATAACCCAACTGAAGAAGCCGAATTTAAAAGAACTTTCCTCATTGAGAACCATACGGTAACTTATAAGAATAACTCTAAACGACACGACTATAAACAGGCACAGGTCGGAACACCGGAATATAAAGATCTTTTACTCGATCAATATATTTCAGTCATTGAAATTGCCAACCCAATGCACAGTCTGTGGAGCGACGGAAGATGGAACAAGCTTACAATGGCTCATGGATGCTATTGGGGAAAATGTACTTTTTGTGATATTTCGCTGGATTACATAAGAATCTACGAACCTGTTTCTGCAAAAATCCTGGTCGACAGGATGGAGGAGCTTATTAAAGAAACTGGAGAAACCGGTTTTCATTTTGTGGATGAAGCTGCCCCACCTGCTTTAATGAGAGAAGTTGCGCTGGAAATTTTGCGCAGGAATCTCGTGGTGACCTGGTGGACCAATATCCGTTTTGAAAAGAGTTTTACCCGAGATCTTTGTTTTTTACTGAAGCTTTCGGGTTGTGTTGCTGTTTCAGGAGGACTGGAAGTAGCCAGTGACCGTCTTTTAAAATTGATTGATAAAGGGATTTCCGTTGATCAGGTGGCTCAGGTTACAAGAAATTTCACTGAAGCCGGTATAATGATCCATGCCTACCTTATGTACGGCTACCCTACCCAAACTGTACAGGAAACAATTGATTCACTCGAAATGGTACGGCAGCTCTTTGAAATGGGAATTCTGCAAAGTGGATTCTGGCATCAGTTTGCCATGACGGCTCATTCTCCGGTGGGTTTACATCCTGAAGAATTTGGCGTTACTCCTATTAAACAGGAAATTTTATTTGCCAATAACGATATTGATTTTACAGATAAAACAGGAATTGACCATAGTAAATTCAGTTTCGGATTAAAAAAATCGCTTTTCAATTATATGCACGGAATCAATTTTGATATCCCATTACAGGATTGGTTTGATTTTAAAATTCCCAAAACAACCATTCACCCCGATTATATCCACGATTGCCTTTTAGAAGAAGATCATTTTGTTTTTAAAGGAAACTCAAAGGTTATTTTTATGGACAGAAATGTTGTTGCCGAGAATTATATAAAAACAAAGAAACAAAATTCGTGGGCATATACACAACTGACATTCCATTTAAAAACAAATATCGTAAAAATAGATCTGGAGCAGCCAAAAGCAGAATGGCTCATGAAAGTGCTTGCGGAAAACGCCATTGAAAATGCAAAAAAGACAACCCTGCAACAGCTTAAAATTCAGTTTGAAGAGAACTTCGAGGATTTTGAACTGTTCTGGTTTTCAAAACCTATACAGCAACTTAAAGATAATGGTGTCATTTTAAGTTTGTAGTTTCTAATTGAGAAGTCTACCGGGATCTTTAGCTGATCCAAATTTTGATTGATTTTTATAAATGAATCAAACCCGGCATTCCATAGACAATTAAATTATTAAACACTAAACTTTTATTTCTCTACACCATCTTTTACGACCTGCCCTACAACAACCTTTTCCTGAATTTTAATAAAATTCGGATCTAAAATTGCCATCCGTTCTGCAATAGCTTTATAGGTCGGAAATTTTAAAATTGAAGCCCTTCCGGACATTTCCCTGTACAATGTAAAACTTTTTCCACCGGCTGTTTTGATCTGCTTGGTAGTGGTAATGTATTTGCCAATATATTTGCTCTTAGCATCATAGATTTCAATATCTACAAATGTTTTCTCGGCAATCTTATCATCAGATCCGAAGCTTACCGGCAAATTTGTAAAATATCCGACCGGGACACCATTGCTGAGAATTTCCCCTACATTGTTGACTTCAATTTTCATTTTGTCAATTTTACTCCGTATGGAATAAGCATCCTTGGTTTTAGTATCAAGCTTTCTTTTGGGTGTATTTTGAAAAAGCTCATCTAAATTCTTAACATTAATGCCTTTGTTATCAATGATCTTGAGGTCTTTTATACAAGTATATACTGCAGATCTTTCTTCACCGGAAAAGGCCGAAGGAGAGCTGTAATCCAATTCAATGGTCTTATCCCTGTTGTATACCCTGTTCAATTTTATGTAACTGTCTCTTACAGAATCCACGACGCTTTTATCAACAAATTCTATTGTATAAATAGGCGTCTCCTTCAGGTCCATAAAAGTGTACTCACTTGATTTATTTGAAATTTTAGCAACATGTACTCCATCAAGACTTATAATACCCCTTTTGGTTTTAAAATTCTGGGCGTTTAATACAATTCCCATCATCATAAACAACATGATCATACTCCTCATAAAATCAGATTTATATTACATAAAAAAAAGTGTAACCAAAGTTACACTTTCTTGAAAATATATTTAGCTTTTCATTTAATTACTCACAAAGGATAATTCCTTTATTATGATTAAATTCTACAACACCGCTTTTGATAGAATAAGAAAAAACAGAATCTTTTTCATTCTCTCTGGTAAGGTTCTTGGCATAAGCTTCATCGACAGAATTCACAAACAGCTTTACTTTACCATTAATTAATGAAGAAACGATTCCTGCGTGGTTTTTCATGATGTGAAATTCACCATTTTTTCCCGGAAGTAAAACAGAGTTTACCTCGCCTTCAAAAACTACGTATTCTGGTGTTAAAATTTTTATATTCATTTTAATTTAGATTAAAAGATTTCAGATCTCAGATTTCAGACAACCTTTAAAGTCTCATGTCTAGTATCTGATATCTCATGTCTAACTTATTAAGCGTTATCAGCTAACATTTTTTGTCC
The sequence above is drawn from the Chryseobacterium daecheongense genome and encodes:
- a CDS encoding B12-binding domain-containing radical SAM protein codes for the protein MKDLLLITPPFTQLNTPYPATAYIKGFLNTKNITSYQIDLGIEVILELFSKEGLQNIFSRKIDLEKLSENTQRIFALRDEYIKTIDQVIHFLQGKNATLARQICSMNFLPEASRFNQLDDMEFAFGNMGLQDKAKHLATLYLEDLSDYIVENIDSDFGFSRYADRLGKSANSFDELYSKLSDRQTFIDDITLEILAEKLQTVQPKLVCFSIPFPGNLYSAFRCAQYIKKNFPNIKTAMGGGFPNTELREIKDPRVFEFFDFITLDDGELPIELLYNHLNNPTEEAEFKRTFLIENHTVTYKNNSKRHDYKQAQVGTPEYKDLLLDQYISVIEIANPMHSLWSDGRWNKLTMAHGCYWGKCTFCDISLDYIRIYEPVSAKILVDRMEELIKETGETGFHFVDEAAPPALMREVALEILRRNLVVTWWTNIRFEKSFTRDLCFLLKLSGCVAVSGGLEVASDRLLKLIDKGISVDQVAQVTRNFTEAGIMIHAYLMYGYPTQTVQETIDSLEMVRQLFEMGILQSGFWHQFAMTAHSPVGLHPEEFGVTPIKQEILFANNDIDFTDKTGIDHSKFSFGLKKSLFNYMHGINFDIPLQDWFDFKIPKTTIHPDYIHDCLLEEDHFVFKGNSKVIFMDRNVVAENYIKTKKQNSWAYTQLTFHLKTNIVKIDLEQPKAEWLMKVLAENAIENAKKTTLQQLKIQFEENFEDFELFWFSKPIQQLKDNGVILSL
- a CDS encoding F0F1 ATP synthase subunit epsilon, coding for MNIKILTPEYVVFEGEVNSVLLPGKNGEFHIMKNHAGIVSSLINGKVKLFVNSVDEAYAKNLTRENEKDSVFSYSIKSGVVEFNHNKGIILCE